In Candidatus Bathyarchaeota archaeon, the following proteins share a genomic window:
- a CDS encoding N-6 DNA methylase, producing MKFKEEYIRWLRAQLFEYSPEMNERIAEQLAYMLMNRLTFYKTLETQVATIPKLSKIETEDPKEFSAILRGYFDKVYKEVDYEAIFEPHPVLDQIPFSKKLMYALNEFIEELGTYNLAKIRSDVIGRVYEELIPDVERHRLGQYYTPPPIVELITEMCIRSPNDKVLDPACGSGSFLVKAYHKLKDLKKKENPFADENRLHEEILNQLYGVDINPFPAQLSSINLAIRNLRVPSRHMNIVVSDFFKVKPSMGVIPEVDVVITNPPYTRQEEMEYKDQIREEALTYSDGSKIQLDARAGIYAYFFTHSAKFLKEHGMMGQITSDTWLDVGYGEGLKQFFLDHFKIHAIIWYDVRAFEKALVGTCITILEKEDKSREERENNLVKFVRIKKAIPTEGLVRIIEEAKENFEDERIGITVKKQKELEPKDKWGKYLRAPTIYYRILNHPKVTKLGKIALVRRGITSGANEFFYLDKEKIKLWSIEEKYLKPIVVSPKEKKIEITLDDIDQWVLYVHKGKEELAGTNVLKYIQWGEEVETRIKGGIKGGTVIKGYHNLSTVKSRKLWYAVGEREPAPILRSRRIWERCMYFLNKADALANDSLYEIHPINKNDVDVLAGILNSSLTALISELEGRFYGGGVLELEIYETKNMTIVDPNKLSLNEKQNIEKALSKVCEAQRKGDEKLEQEARRELDYAVFDILGLAEDERRQVYEGLEALRRMRLQRKEVEILVETAEQWKPAKKPKKERIKRVEPSKRLDAWIDKS from the coding sequence TTGAAGTTTAAAGAGGAGTATATTCGATGGTTGAGAGCGCAGCTTTTCGAGTATTCTCCAGAAATGAATGAGAGGATCGCCGAACAGCTTGCTTACATGTTAATGAATAGGCTAACATTCTACAAAACACTGGAAACCCAAGTGGCAACTATTCCGAAACTTTCCAAGATTGAAACAGAAGATCCCAAGGAATTCTCTGCTATTCTTAGAGGCTATTTTGATAAGGTGTATAAAGAAGTTGATTATGAAGCCATCTTTGAACCTCATCCAGTTCTTGATCAGATACCCTTCTCCAAGAAGCTGATGTATGCCTTAAACGAGTTCATTGAAGAGCTGGGAACATATAACCTTGCCAAGATAAGAAGCGATGTTATCGGAAGAGTTTATGAAGAATTAATTCCGGATGTTGAGAGGCATAGGCTTGGACAATATTATACTCCGCCGCCAATTGTTGAGTTAATAACGGAAATGTGCATTAGATCGCCCAACGATAAGGTGTTGGATCCAGCTTGTGGAAGTGGAAGCTTTCTCGTTAAAGCTTACCATAAGTTAAAGGATTTGAAGAAGAAGGAAAATCCGTTTGCAGATGAGAATAGGCTACATGAAGAGATTCTCAACCAGTTATATGGTGTTGATATAAACCCGTTTCCAGCACAACTCTCGAGCATAAATTTGGCGATAAGAAACCTCAGAGTCCCAAGTAGGCACATGAACATTGTTGTAAGCGATTTCTTCAAAGTTAAGCCTTCAATGGGTGTTATTCCAGAAGTTGATGTAGTGATAACTAATCCGCCATACACAAGGCAAGAAGAAATGGAGTATAAAGATCAAATCAGAGAAGAAGCACTAACATATTCTGATGGATCAAAGATTCAACTTGATGCGAGAGCTGGAATATACGCTTACTTTTTCACTCATAGTGCTAAGTTCCTAAAAGAACACGGTATGATGGGACAAATAACTTCGGACACGTGGCTGGATGTAGGTTATGGAGAAGGCTTAAAACAATTCTTCTTGGATCATTTTAAGATTCATGCAATAATATGGTATGATGTAAGAGCTTTCGAGAAAGCACTCGTTGGAACATGCATAACAATCCTTGAAAAAGAGGATAAATCGAGAGAAGAAAGAGAAAACAATCTTGTAAAGTTTGTGAGAATAAAGAAGGCTATACCAACAGAAGGATTGGTTAGGATAATTGAAGAAGCAAAAGAAAACTTTGAAGATGAACGCATAGGCATAACAGTTAAAAAACAGAAAGAACTCGAACCAAAAGATAAATGGGGAAAATATCTCAGAGCACCAACCATCTATTATAGGATTTTAAATCATCCAAAAGTTACAAAATTAGGTAAAATAGCATTAGTGCGGAGAGGTATCACAAGTGGCGCAAATGAATTCTTTTATTTGGATAAGGAAAAAATAAAGTTGTGGTCAATCGAGGAAAAATACCTAAAGCCTATTGTTGTTTCTCCAAAAGAAAAGAAAATTGAGATAACGTTAGATGATATCGATCAATGGGTATTATATGTTCATAAAGGTAAAGAAGAGCTTGCAGGAACGAATGTTTTAAAATACATCCAATGGGGTGAGGAGGTAGAAACTCGAATAAAAGGTGGCATAAAAGGAGGTACTGTAATTAAAGGGTATCATAACTTATCAACGGTGAAATCAAGGAAACTCTGGTATGCCGTTGGTGAACGAGAACCAGCTCCTATTCTTAGAAGCCGAAGAATATGGGAAAGATGCATGTACTTCCTCAATAAGGCAGATGCATTAGCAAATGATTCATTATATGAGATACATCCAATCAACAAAAATGATGTTGATGTTCTTGCAGGTATTCTTAATTCCTCACTTACCGCTTTAATATCAGAGTTAGAAGGGCGATTCTATGGCGGCGGCGTTCTTGAACTTGAAATATACGAAACAAAGAACATGACCATTGTAGATCCAAATAAATTATCTTTAAATGAAAAGCAGAATATTGAAAAAGCTCTATCTAAAGTTTGTGAGGCTCAAAGGAAAGGTGATGAGAAGTTGGAGCAAGAAGCGAGAAGGGAGCTTGATTATGCTGTTTTTGATATTCTTGGATTAGCTGAGGATGAGCGTAGGCAAGTGTATGAAGGTTTAGAGGCTCTTAGGAGAATGAGGCTTCAGAGGAAAGAGGTTGAAATTTTAGTTGAAACTGCTGAGCAATGGAAACCAGCCAAAAAGCCTAAAAAAGAGCGAATAAAAAGAGTTGAACCTTCAAAAAGGCTTGACGCATGGATAGATAAATCTTAA